The nucleotide window GAGGTTGGCGTCCTGGCGCCAGCCGCGGCTGTCGGCCGTGAAGACGACGGCGTCGGCGCCGCGCAGCAGCAGCCGTCGCTCCTCGCTGCAGGACAGGCGGCCCGGCGTGGTCAGCAGGTGCAGCGCGGAGCGCTGCGCGTCGGCCGGCACGGTGAGGTACTCGAACCCGTCGCCGGACGCCACGGCGGACGGCAACGCGGCCGCCTGCAACTCGGCATGCCGCGACGCGGCGAGCGCACCCGGCGCACCGAACAGGCCGGCCCAGGCCGCCAGCGTCGCCGACTTGCCGCCGCGTCCGGGGCCGTACAGGACGGCGCGGCGCACCTCGGGCAGGTTCCCGGCGCGGTCCCGTTCGGCGGCGGGAATCACGCCCGCCTCGTCGGCGTTTCCGGATCGGCCTCTTCGAACAGCAGCCCGACGGCCTCGCGCATGCTCGCCAGCAGGCTGCCCACCGTCCGGTGCGCCAGCCCCGGCCAGAGGTCCTCGTTCCCGAAGACCATGAGCACCAGACCCCGGGCCACGTGGGCGGCATGGACTCGGTGCTCCCCGTCGAGCAGGAAGGCCGAGGCCTCGGGCGCGGCGTCGGCGCCCAGCACGCCGGCCGCGGCCAGCGCCGCCCGCAGGCGGGCCACCGCGGCCTCCGGCAAGCCCTGCGGGGCCTCCCCCACGTGCAGCACGAGACGCCCCTGCCCGTCCACGAGCGCCACGCCGCGCACGCCGGTGCGCTCGAGCAGCGCGACCGCGGCCGAGTACAGCAGGGTGTAGGCGTCGTCGCGGGTGCGGGTCGGGGTCGTCACGTCCTACCTCCGGACACGGCGGCGGGTCGCCGGCGGCGGGTCGACGGTGACCGGCCGCTGAGCCATTGCCCGTGGTATCGGCGGTGAAGATAAGGGATTGAGCCTAAAAATCCCGGCGGAACTGGAAGGCCCGGTGCAGGGTCGCCTCGTCGGTGTAGGCCAGCGCGCCGCCCACGGGGATGCCCGTGGCGAGGCGGCTGAGGCGCAGGTCGCGCCCGCTGAACATGCGCTGGATGTAGAGGGAGGTCGCCTCGCCTTCGACGCTCGCGTCGAGGGCCAGGATCATCTCGCCGATCCCGTCCTGCTCCACGCGCGTGGCCAGCCGCGCGAACGGCAGGTCCTCGGCCCGCACGCCGTCCAGGGGGGACAGCAGGCGGCCGAGCACGAAGTAGCGGCCGCGGTAGAAGCCGGCCTTCTCGAAGGGCAGGACGTCCACGGGCGAGGCCACCACGCAGAGCTGGTGCGGCTCCCGCGACGGGGACGTGCAGATGGCGCAGGGGTCGGCTTCGGTGATGGCGCCGCAGCGGCCGCAGTGGCGGACGTTGGCGCGGGCCTCGGCGAGCGCTTCGGACAGTTCGCGGGGCGACGCGGCGTCCTCGCGCAGCAGGTCCAGGGCGATGCGGGTGGCCGACTTGCGCCCGAGGCCGGGCAACCGGCTCAGGGCGCGGACCAACCGCTCCAGCGAGGGGGACTGGAACTCGCCGCCCTCGCGGGTCCGGGCGGCGTGGCGGATGGCGGGGGCGGTGTGGTCCATGACCTACATCCCCGGCAGCTTCAGGCCGCCGGTCAGGGCGCCCATCTCCTTCTCGACCATCTCGTCGACGCGGCGCACCGCCTCGTTGACCGCGCTGACGACCAGGTCCTGGAGGAACTCCACGTCCTGCGGGTCGACGGTCTCGGGTCGGATGGTCAGCGAGACGAGCTGGTGGCGGCCGTTCATCACGGCGACGACCTGGCCGCCGGCGACCTCGGCCGCGACCTCGCGCTGGGCCAGCTGCTCCTGGGTCTCCTGCATCTGCTTCTGCATCTGCTGGGCCTGCTTCATCAGGGCGCGCATGTCCACGGTGTTCTCCTCGCGCCGGCGGGGCCGGGCGCTGTTGTCAGTCCTCGCGCGGCGCGGCCCCGCCCCGGTCGGGCGCGGTGTGCCAGGCGTCGCGATCCGCAGCGGGCACGACCTCGGCATCGAGCCGCCGCACCAGGTGGTCCAGGGCCGCGTCGCCGCCGCAGGCGCGCTGCAGCGTCTCGTGCTCGGTGGGCGCCACGTGGCGGCGCAGCTCCTCGCGGTGCTCGCGCCGCGCCGCTTCGGCGCCGGAAACCAGGTTCAGGACGATGTCGCGGCCCAGCAGCTCGCGCGCGAGCTCCTGCAGCCGCGGCA belongs to bacterium and includes:
- the recR gene encoding recombination mediator RecR, with translation MDHTAPAIRHAARTREGGEFQSPSLERLVRALSRLPGLGRKSATRIALDLLREDAASPRELSEALAEARANVRHCGRCGAITEADPCAICTSPSREPHQLCVVASPVDVLPFEKAGFYRGRYFVLGRLLSPLDGVRAEDLPFARLATRVEQDGIGEMILALDASVEGEATSLYIQRMFSGRDLRLSRLATGIPVGGALAYTDEATLHRAFQFRRDF
- a CDS encoding YbaB/EbfC family nucleoid-associated protein: MRALMKQAQQMQKQMQETQEQLAQREVAAEVAGGQVVAVMNGRHQLVSLTIRPETVDPQDVEFLQDLVVSAVNEAVRRVDEMVEKEMGALTGGLKLPGM